From Eptesicus fuscus isolate TK198812 chromosome 13, DD_ASM_mEF_20220401, whole genome shotgun sequence, the proteins below share one genomic window:
- the NLRX1 gene encoding NLR family member X1, giving the protein MRWSRHLPRAFWGPGLARAPQPADENVPGMIHWNWALKGGCPLGPPRAFTHHYGSSVGSVPPSGRHGPVLRSISAAEATQQHRRDLAEWFSRLPREERQFGPTFALDTVHVDPVVRESAPDELLRPPSELRSPSQPPPATRPTLALSQLFDPDACGCRVQTVVLYGTVGTGKSTLVRKMVLDWCHGRLPAFELLIPFSCEDLSSLGLAPASLCQLVARRYTALKAVLPLMAAAGSRLLFVLHGLERLNLDFRLAGTGLCSDPQEPLAPAAILVNLLRKYMLPEASILVTTRPSAVGRIPSKYVGRYGEICGFSDTNLQKLYFQLRLHQPDCGPGAGGAGGPATAAQRDSLVEMLSRNLEGHHQITAACFLPSYCWLVCATLHFLHAPAPAGQTLTGIYTSFLRLNFGGEVLAGGDPAQLSLMAYAARTMGKLAYEGVSSRKTRFSEEDVRGCLEAGVRSEEEFQLLHIFRADALRFFLAPCVEPGPPGAFVFTVPAMQEYLAALYIVLGLRKTTLQRVGKDVAELAGRVGEDVSLVLGILAKLLPLRALPVLFNLLKVVPRVFGRLVGKNREAVAQAMVLEMFREEDYNNDDVLDQMGASILGMEGPRRHPDEAPEDEVFELFPMFMGGLLSAQNRAMLAQLGCPIKNLDALENAQAIRKKLGKLGRRALPPSELLDHLFFHYEFQNQRFSAEVLGSLRQLDLAGVRMTPLKCMVVAAVLGSGRHALDEVNLASCQLDPAGLRTLMPVLLRARKLGLQLNSLGPEACRDLRELLLHDQCQVTTLRLSNNPLTAAGAASLVEGLAGNTSLTHLSLLHTGLGDEGLELLAAQLQRNQRLQELNVAYNGAGDTAALALAKAAWEHPSLQLLHLYFNELSPEGRQVLRDLGDAAEGRARVVVSLTEGAAVSQYWSVILGEVQRNLHNWDRARVRRHLQLLLRDLEDNRGATLNPWRKARLLRVEGEVTALLERLGRPGS; this is encoded by the exons ATGAGGTGGAGTCGCCATCTGCCCCGGGCCTTTTGGGGACCTGGCCTGGCAAGAGCACCTCAGCCAGCAG atgaaAATGTCCCTGGGATGATCCACTGGAATTGGGCCCTTAAAGGGGGGTGTCCCCTCGGCCCCCCTAG GGCCTTTACCCATCACTATGGAAGCTCAGTGGGCAGTGTTCCCCCGTCAGGGAGGCATGGACCCGTGTTACGGAGCATCTCTGCTGCTG aggccacccagcagcacCGCCGGGACCTGGCCGAGTGGTTTAGCCGGCTGCCCCGGGAGGAGCGCCAGTTCGGCCCGACCTTCGCGCTAGACACAGTGCACGTGGACCCCGTGGTCCGTGAGAGCGCCCCCGATGAGCTGCTTCGCCCGCCTTCGGAGCTCCGTTCCCCTTCACAGCCACCCCCCGCCACGCGCCCCACCCTGGCCCTGTCTCAGCTCTTCGACCCGGACGCCTGCGGGTGCCGGGTGCAGACGGTGGTGCTGTATGGGACCGTGGGCACCGGCAAGAGCACGCTGGTGCGCAAGATGGTGCTGGACTGGTGCCACGGGCGGCTGCCGGCCTTCGAGCTGCTCATCCCCTTCTCCTGCGAGGACCTgtcctccctgggcctggccccggcCTCCTTGTGCCAGCTGGTGGCCCGGCGCTACACGGCGCTGAAGGCGGTTCTGCCCCTGATGGCCGCAGCGGGCTCTCGCCTGCTGTTTGTGCTCCATGGCTTGGAGCGGCTCAACCTGGACTTCCGACTGGCAGGCACGGGGCTGTGCAGTGACCCCCAGGAGCCACTGGCGCCGGCTGCCATCCTCGTCAATCTGCTGCGCAAATACATGCTGCCCGAG GCCAGCATCCTGGTGACCACCCGGCCCTCCGCCGTCGGCCGCATCCCCAGCAAGTACGTGGGCCGCTACGGGGAGATCTGCGGCTTTTCCGACACCAACCTGCAGAAGCTCTACTTCCAGCTGCGCCTCCACCAGCCGGACTGCGGGCCCGGCGCCGGCGGTGCGGGCGGCCCGGCCACGGCGGCGCAGCGGGACAGCCTGGTGGAGATGCTGTCCCGGAACCTGGAGGGCCACCACCAGATCACGGCCGCCTGCTTCCTGCCCTCCTACTGCTGGCTGGTGTGCGCCACCCTGCACTTCCTGCACGCGCCCGCCCCGGCCGGCCAGACCCTCACCGGCATCTACACCAGCTTCCTGCGCCTCAACTTCGGCGGGGAGGTGCTGGCGGGCGGCGACCCGGCCCAGCTGTCCCTGATGGCCTACGCCGCCCGAACCATGGGCAAGCTGGCCTACGAGGGGGTGTCCTCCCGCAAGACCCGCTTCTCGGAGGAGGACGTGCGCGGCTGCCTGGAGGCGGGCGTGCGCTCCGAGGAGGAGTTCCAGCTGCTGCACATCTTCCGCGCCGACGCCCTGCGCTTCTTCCTGGCCCCGTGCGTGGAGCCGGGGCCCCCGGGCGCCTTCGTGTTCACGGTGCCGGCCATGCAGGAGTACCTGGCCGCCCTCTACATCGTGCTGGGCTTGCGCAAGACCACGCTGCAGCGGGTGGGCAAGGATGTGGCCGAGCTGGCGGGCCGCGTCGGGGAGGACGTCAGcctggtcctgggcatcctggcCAAGCTGCTGCCGCTGCGGGCCCTGCCGGTGCTGTTCAACCTGCTGAAG GTGGTCCCACGCGTGTTTGGGCGACTGGTGGGGAAGAACCGCGAGGCGGTggcccaggccatggtgctgGAGATGTTCCGAGAGGAGGACTACAACAACGATGACGTCCTGGACCAGATGGGTGCCAGCATCCTGGGCATGGAGGGCCCCCGGCGCCACCCCGATGAGGCCCCCGAGGACGAGGTCTTCGAGCTCTTCCCCATGTTCATGGGGGGGCTTCTCTCTGCCCAGAACCGGGCCATGCTGGCCCAGCTTGGCTGCCCCATCAAGAACCTGGATGCCCTGGAGAATGCCCAGGCCATCAGGAAGAAGCTGGGCAAGCTGGGCCGGCGGGCGCTGCCCCCCTCGGAGCTCCTGGACCACCTCTTCTTCCACTACGAGTTCCAGAACCAGCGCTTCTCCGCCGAGGTGCTCGGCTCCCTGCGCCAGCTCGACCTGGCGGGCGTGCGCATGACGCCCCTCAAGTGCATGGTGGTGGCGGCTGTCCTGGGCAGCGGCAGGCATGCCCTGGACGAGGTGAACTTGGCCTCTTGCCAGCTGGACCCTGCTGGGCTGCGCACGCTCATGCCCGTCCTCTTGCGTGCCCGGAAGCTGGG CTTGCAGCTCAACAGCCTGGGCCCGGAGGCCTGCAGGGACCTCCGAGAGCTGCTGCTGCACGACCAGTGCCAAGTGACCACCCTGCG GCTATCCAACAACCCGCTGACGGCCGCAGGGGCGGCCTCGCTGGTGGAGGGCCTGGCGGGAAACACCTCCCTGACACACCTGTCGCTGCTGCACACGGGCCTCGGGGACgagggcctggagctgctggctgCCCAGCTGCAGCGCAACCAGCGGCTACAGGAGCTGAATGTGGCCTACAATGGCGCCGGCGACACCGCGGCCCTGGCCTTGGCCAAGGCGGCCTGGGAGCACCCCTCCCTGCAGCTGCTGCA CCTCTACTTCAACGAGCTCAGCCCCGAGGGCCGCCAGGTGCTGCGGGACTTGGGGGACGCGGCGGAGGGCCGAGCCCGGGTGGTGGTGTCGCTGACCGAGGGCGCGGCCGTGTCCCAGTACTGGTCGGTGATCCTCGGCGAAGTCCAGCGGAACCTCCACAACTGGGACCGGGCCCGGGTCCGGCGCCATCTCCAGCTCTTGCTGCGGGACCTGGAAGATAACCGAGGCGCCACCCTGAACCCGTGGCGCAAGGCCCGGCTGCTGCGCGTGGAGGGCGAGGTCACGGCGctcctggagcggctggggcgccCCGGCAGCTGA